The Planococcus liqunii genome includes a region encoding these proteins:
- a CDS encoding DUF2207 domain-containing protein — protein sequence MERKMLAFFSFFLLLVPAEVFAVDFGINNADIQAELDREGNAFVTERYTYEFDGDFNGITRQIKPKAGTAVTGFSASEGAKKLEVEQYGDLYKIHRTGGDETITIQLSYTISNAVEKFEDGAQFFWPFFDDRNVKTYQDLDITVSPPAAAQEVEYLGYEEAYGTALLSKDGSVTFTLGDVPAGANGDIRVIYAPELFPAADLKPGAVKNDLINDRNRLAIQQAAFEKNQQTANIVGLAALPVAAFMIAFLFGLAFRKRRRALQDFNAQDTGAFVPDDELSIPAAIYFTKSPFLGPNALAAALVELVRKGLVQQHSEDQYELVSRKTELLHELTLIKLLFEQIGDGTQFQLSDIETYTKNKTNHIPYNDSLSDWNEQVAQEVRQKNLYENHSGIRWLSVGLCTAFAALAFYTARYDLYMEMAFFGFSALAALLFAVFYMPLAARGRRIKAQWKRLGKALKKMPAEHWEQLSQNEWMRVYAFNLGCETTPINRPSAVLALSDNRANQLDQDGFYLNTLLLTGIFMAASSNTIAEADGSTFADGGVGDAGGGSGAF from the coding sequence ATGGAAAGAAAAATGCTGGCGTTTTTTTCATTCTTCTTGCTGCTGGTGCCCGCCGAAGTTTTTGCAGTCGACTTCGGCATTAACAACGCAGACATTCAAGCCGAGCTGGACAGGGAGGGCAATGCTTTCGTTACCGAGCGCTACACCTATGAATTTGATGGTGATTTTAATGGCATCACCCGTCAAATCAAACCGAAAGCCGGAACCGCCGTCACTGGATTCAGCGCTTCCGAAGGTGCAAAAAAGTTAGAAGTGGAGCAGTACGGCGATCTTTATAAAATTCATCGCACGGGCGGCGATGAGACAATCACCATCCAACTGTCGTACACCATATCGAATGCGGTTGAAAAATTTGAAGACGGTGCGCAATTTTTCTGGCCGTTTTTCGATGACCGCAACGTAAAAACCTACCAAGACCTAGACATCACCGTCTCCCCGCCCGCTGCTGCCCAAGAAGTCGAGTATCTTGGCTACGAGGAAGCTTATGGCACAGCTTTACTATCTAAAGATGGCAGTGTCACTTTCACTCTTGGCGATGTACCAGCAGGTGCAAACGGCGATATCCGGGTGATCTACGCTCCTGAACTCTTCCCTGCCGCCGATTTAAAGCCCGGCGCAGTAAAAAATGATTTGATAAACGACCGGAACCGCCTCGCTATCCAGCAAGCTGCATTCGAAAAAAATCAGCAGACAGCAAACATTGTGGGTTTGGCGGCCCTTCCAGTTGCCGCTTTCATGATTGCTTTTCTTTTCGGCTTAGCATTTCGGAAAAGAAGACGCGCCCTGCAAGACTTCAACGCCCAGGATACTGGAGCGTTTGTGCCGGACGACGAACTGAGCATTCCGGCAGCTATCTATTTTACAAAGTCCCCGTTCCTTGGCCCCAATGCACTTGCCGCTGCCTTGGTGGAACTGGTCCGCAAAGGGCTTGTTCAACAGCATAGCGAGGACCAGTATGAATTGGTAAGCCGAAAAACCGAGCTGCTACACGAATTGACTTTAATCAAACTGCTGTTTGAGCAAATAGGCGATGGAACACAGTTTCAGTTAAGCGATATAGAAACCTATACAAAAAATAAAACAAACCATATACCATATAATGATTCTCTTAGTGACTGGAATGAACAAGTTGCCCAAGAAGTAAGACAAAAAAACCTTTACGAAAATCATTCCGGAATTCGTTGGCTTTCTGTCGGGTTATGCACCGCATTCGCTGCGTTAGCCTTCTACACCGCCAGATACGACCTGTACATGGAGATGGCATTTTTCGGTTTTTCCGCTCTGGCCGCGCTTCTTTTTGCTGTATTTTATATGCCGCTAGCAGCAAGAGGCCGGCGAATCAAAGCACAATGGAAACGCCTCGGCAAAGCTCTGAAGAAAATGCCGGCTGAACACTGGGAGCAATTATCACAGAATGAGTGGATGCGGGTTTATGCGTTTAATCTTGGATGCGAAACCACTCCTATTAACAGACCTTCTGCGGTTCTGGCACTTTCTGACAACCGGGCAAATCAGCTGGACCAAGACGGCTTTTACTTGAATACCTTGCTCCTCACAGGGATTTTTATGGCAGCCAGCTCCAATACGATTGCAGAAGCGGACGGCTCCACTTTTGCTGATGGTGGTGTTGGCGATGCCGGCGGAGGATCTGGCGCTTTTTAG
- a CDS encoding arylamine N-acetyltransferase family protein — MPAEDLALFSLLLFIYFKPPAYQQKRAVFIGKKQLNIVVQADSNSVFNGSGHATIKEDRDRKEWVWSMDTIAYLKRFNAYPVEECYLQDLARLQSLHMQNVPFENLDVIREVPIYLNLENIYEKIVNQKRGGYCYEINGLFHWLLQELGFDAKMISATVQKPDGTWSKADTHAAILVNLDVPYLVDAGFGDSTVSPIPLGGERHTDHSGTYSINQVDEKFYDLVRENDGQERTLYRFSLEEKQLADFHEGCVFNQVSKDSPFTHDDLVTKATSEGRVTLSDHQLTRTQNGKKERTDLSPEEKMKVLEQEFGIALKN, encoded by the coding sequence ATGCCGGCGGAGGATCTGGCGCTTTTTAGTCTTCTTCTATTCATTTACTTTAAACCGCCCGCTTATCAACAGAAGCGGGCGGTTTTTATCGGCAAGAAGCAGTTAAATATTGTGGTGCAGGCAGATTCAAATTCCGTGTTCAACGGTTCGGGCCATGCTACTATTAAGGAAGACAGAGATAGAAAGGAATGGGTATGGAGTATGGATACAATCGCATATTTGAAAAGATTCAACGCTTATCCGGTCGAAGAATGTTATTTGCAGGATTTGGCGCGTCTGCAGTCGCTTCACATGCAGAACGTCCCTTTTGAAAATTTGGATGTCATTCGCGAGGTTCCCATCTATTTGAACCTTGAAAACATATACGAGAAAATCGTCAACCAGAAACGCGGCGGCTACTGCTATGAAATCAACGGGCTGTTTCACTGGCTGCTCCAGGAACTGGGATTTGACGCCAAGATGATTTCCGCGACTGTCCAGAAACCGGACGGCACTTGGTCAAAGGCGGATACGCACGCCGCCATTTTGGTCAACCTGGATGTGCCTTACTTAGTGGATGCCGGATTTGGCGATTCAACCGTCAGCCCGATTCCGCTTGGCGGAGAACGGCATACGGACCATAGCGGAACTTACAGCATCAATCAAGTAGATGAGAAGTTTTACGATTTGGTCCGGGAAAATGACGGCCAAGAACGAACGCTTTACCGTTTTAGCCTGGAGGAGAAGCAATTGGCTGATTTCCATGAAGGTTGTGTTTTCAACCAAGTTTCCAAAGATTCACCGTTTACGCACGACGACCTAGTGACAAAAGCCACGTCGGAGGGCCGTGTCACTTTATCCGATCATCAACTGACCCGGACCCAAAACGGCAAAAAAGAACGGACGGATTTATCGCCGGAAGAAAAAATGAAAGTGCTGGAACAGGAATTCGGCATCGCGTTAAAAAATTGA
- a CDS encoding proline iminopeptidase-family hydrolase — MEKQTNIIRLANGYHVWTRKVGESPIKVLLLHGGPGLTHEYLENFQDYLLPEGIEIYFYDQLGSYFSDQPDEPELWTIERFCDEVEEVRIGLGLDDFYLYGHSWGGMLAIEYALKYGESLKGLIISNTTASMKSWDKHLLELRNSLPAEVIERMEVLEQLGKTDAEEYLELYWNFFGKKYVCRMESMSEAVVRSEARINEQITEILLGTAAFKVEGLLEDWDRWDALQKIYIPSLVITGRFDMMRAAEMEEMARLLPMSRSAICENGSHLTMWDEPESYFQHLITFLKDVEGGSFDSE; from the coding sequence ATGGAAAAGCAAACAAACATCATTCGGTTGGCAAATGGCTATCATGTATGGACCCGAAAAGTTGGAGAAAGTCCGATTAAAGTTCTTTTGCTGCATGGTGGGCCGGGATTGACACATGAGTATTTGGAGAATTTTCAGGATTACTTGCTGCCGGAAGGGATTGAGATTTATTTTTATGACCAGTTGGGTTCCTACTTTTCAGATCAGCCGGATGAACCCGAATTGTGGACAATTGAACGGTTTTGCGATGAAGTGGAGGAAGTAAGAATAGGTTTGGGTTTAGATGATTTTTATCTTTACGGCCATTCCTGGGGAGGCATGCTGGCGATTGAATATGCGTTGAAGTATGGAGAATCGCTGAAAGGCTTAATTATTTCAAATACAACTGCCAGCATGAAGTCGTGGGATAAGCATTTGCTTGAACTCCGTAATTCGTTGCCTGCAGAAGTAATCGAACGGATGGAAGTTTTAGAACAGCTTGGAAAAACGGATGCAGAAGAATATCTTGAGCTGTACTGGAATTTCTTCGGTAAAAAATACGTTTGCAGGATGGAAAGCATGTCGGAAGCAGTGGTGCGTTCAGAAGCACGGATAAATGAACAAATCACTGAAATTCTACTGGGAACTGCAGCTTTTAAAGTGGAGGGGTTATTAGAAGATTGGGACCGTTGGGATGCGCTTCAGAAGATTTATATTCCTTCTTTAGTGATAACAGGGCGATTTGACATGATGAGGGCAGCAGAGATGGAAGAAATGGCGAGGCTGCTTCCCATGTCGAGATCAGCGATTTGTGAAAACGGCAGCCATTTAACAATGTGGGATGAACCGGAAAGCTACTTCCAGCACCTTATCACTTTTTTGAAAGACGTAGAAGGTGGAAGCTTTGATTCAGAATAA